Sequence from the Microbacterium sp. 1.5R genome:
CTCCTTGTCCTTGAGCGACTCGGCGACGTCACCCGCCACGATGCGCTGGGCGAGCCCCTCGACGACGGCCGTCTTGCCGACGCCGGGCTCGCCGATCAGCACGGGGTTGTTCTTCGTGCGACGGGTGAGCACCTGGCTGACTCGACGGATCTCGCTGTCTCGCCCGATCACGGGGTCGAGCTTGCCCTGTCGGGCACGGTCGGTCAGATTGATACCGAACTGCTGGAGGGCGGACTGCTGGTCATCGTTCTGGGGACTGCTCTGCGGGCTTGGCATGTGTTCCTCCTGGGGAGACTCCTTCGGGTCGGCATCCACAAAGTTGAGTGGATGTGACTCAAGTTTAGCGCATTCTGCGCGCGGCATCCAGGATCACGCGGGCGACCTCGCGCTTCGATCCGGCGGCGGATGCCACGACCTCACCTCCCGCCCCGACGATCTCGACCGCGTTGTCGCGCTTCTCGAAGCCGTGATCGGCGTTCGCGAGGTTCACCGCGAGCAGGTCGACGCCCTTGCGCTCGCGCTTGCGGCGAGCGCGCTCGCGACGTTCGTCCGCGTCCTCCGAGGTCTCGGCCGCGAAGGCGACGATGGTCTGCCCCTGCGGCGCACGGCCGTCGGCGCGGGATGCCGCGAGCGCGGCGACCACGTCCTCGTTCTCGACCAGGTCGAGGTGCGTGAGAACGCCCTGCTCCTTCGTGAGCTTGTGCTCCGACACCGTCGCGGGGCGGTAGTCGGCGACGGCGGCGGCCATGATGACGATGTCGGCAGCCCCGGCGGCATCCTTCATCGCGTCGGCGAGCTCGGCCGCGGTCCCGACCGGGACGACCCTGACGGACGGATGCCGGGCATCGGCCAGCACATCGGCTGAGATGTTGGCGGCGACCAGCGTGACGTTCGCGCCGCGGGCTGCGGCGTCCACCGCGAGCGCGATGCCCTGTCGGCCGCTCGACCGGTTGCCGAGGAAGCGCACGGGATCGATCGGCTCCCTGGTGCCGCCCGCGGACACGACCACCGCCAGCCCGCCGAGGTCACGCGGCGCGAGGAGCGCGAGGGCCGCCTCGAAGATCTGCTCCGGCTCCGACATGCGGCCGGGCCCGCTGTCGCCGCCGGCGAGCTCGCCGTCGGACGGGCCGACCAGGTGCACTCCGCGCGACCTCAGGGTCGCGATGTTCGCCTGCGTGGCGGCGTTGCGCCACATCTCGGCGTGCATGGCCGGCGCGAGCAGCACCGGAGCCTCGGTCGCGAGCAGCGTGGTGCCGAGCAGATCATCCGCGATGCCCGCGGTGATCTTCGCGATCGAGTTCGCCGTCGCGGGGGCGACGATCACCAGGTCGGCGTTCTGGCCCAGTGCGACATGACGCACCCGCGCGACGTCGTCATGCACGCTCGTCGTGACCGGATGCCGGCTCAGAGCCTCCCACGTCGGGGTGCCGACGAATCGCAGGGCGTCCT
This genomic interval carries:
- the coaBC gene encoding bifunctional phosphopantothenoylcysteine decarboxylase/phosphopantothenate--cysteine ligase CoaBC, which produces MNIVVGVTGGIAAYKTVHLVRLLTKAGHEVTVVPTEDALRFVGTPTWEALSRHPVTTSVHDDVARVRHVALGQNADLVIVAPATANSIAKITAGIADDLLGTTLLATEAPVLLAPAMHAEMWRNAATQANIATLRSRGVHLVGPSDGELAGGDSGPGRMSEPEQIFEAALALLAPRDLGGLAVVVSAGGTREPIDPVRFLGNRSSGRQGIALAVDAAARGANVTLVAANISADVLADARHPSVRVVPVGTAAELADAMKDAAGAADIVIMAAAVADYRPATVSEHKLTKEQGVLTHLDLVENEDVVAALAASRADGRAPQGQTIVAFAAETSEDADERRERARRKRERKGVDLLAVNLANADHGFEKRDNAVEIVGAGGEVVASAAGSKREVARVILDAARRMR